In Leifsonia sp. ZF2019, a genomic segment contains:
- a CDS encoding beta-ketoacyl-ACP synthase III: protein MTHPTLQQSHGPQYTRILSIGAARGDLVVPNDDLVGPINSSDEWIRQRTGIVTRTRASHDVLAVDLATEASREAIAKSGVDPALIDAVIVATISNSQQTPSLAAVLADRVGANPAAAYDMNAACAGYAYGIAQADALIRTGVAHYALVVGAEKLSDVVDPTDRTISFLLGDGAGAVVVGPSEYPGISRTIWGSDGSKADAVGMSSTLTEFRDGESPWPTLRQEGQTVFRWAVWEMAKVAKEALDAAGVTPDQLAAFIPHQANMRIVDEFAKQLKLPDTVAIARDIETTGNTSAASIPLATHRLLQEHPELSGGLALQIGFGAGLVYGAQVVVLP, encoded by the coding sequence ATGACCCACCCCACCCTGCAGCAGTCCCACGGACCGCAGTACACCCGCATCCTCTCCATCGGCGCCGCCCGCGGCGACCTCGTCGTCCCGAACGACGACCTCGTCGGCCCGATCAATTCGTCGGACGAGTGGATCCGCCAGCGCACGGGGATCGTCACCCGCACTCGCGCCAGCCACGACGTCCTCGCCGTCGACCTGGCGACGGAGGCGTCGCGAGAGGCCATCGCGAAGTCGGGCGTCGACCCCGCGCTCATCGACGCCGTGATCGTGGCGACGATCTCCAACTCGCAGCAGACCCCGTCACTGGCCGCCGTGCTGGCCGACCGCGTGGGCGCGAACCCGGCCGCTGCCTACGACATGAACGCGGCGTGCGCCGGCTACGCCTACGGCATCGCCCAGGCGGACGCCCTGATCCGCACGGGCGTCGCGCACTACGCGCTCGTCGTCGGCGCCGAGAAGCTCTCCGACGTGGTCGATCCGACCGACCGGACCATCTCGTTCCTGCTGGGCGACGGCGCGGGCGCCGTCGTGGTGGGCCCGAGCGAGTATCCCGGAATCTCCCGCACGATCTGGGGCTCCGACGGCTCGAAGGCCGACGCGGTCGGGATGTCGAGCACGCTCACCGAGTTCCGCGACGGGGAGAGCCCGTGGCCGACCCTCCGGCAGGAGGGCCAGACGGTCTTCCGCTGGGCGGTGTGGGAGATGGCGAAGGTCGCCAAGGAAGCCCTCGATGCCGCCGGCGTCACGCCCGACCAGCTCGCCGCCTTCATCCCGCACCAGGCGAACATGCGCATCGTGGACGAGTTCGCCAAGCAGCTCAAGCTGCCCGACACCGTCGCGATCGCCCGCGACATCGAGACGACCGGCAACACCTCCGCCGCATCGATCCCGCTCGCGACCCACCGCCTCCTCCAGGAGCACCCGGAGCTCTCGGGCGGCCTGGCGCTCCAGATCGGCTTCGGCGCCGGTCTCGTGTACGGCGCGCAGGTCGTCGTGCTCCCGTAG
- a CDS encoding PucR family transcriptional regulator codes for MPKQVERTKAETLAWLRKISGELATTTLKRLEDTLPWYRDMPPGRRSAVGLVAQAGISSFISWFDDPRSTPWIAADVFGAAPRELLRSVSLQQTLQLIKITVEVVEERVKVGGGEALREAILLYSREIAFAAADVYARAAEARGLWDARLEALVVDSILTGEYDDELPSRIAALGWHGHGEVSVLVGTAPRILDVDQLRRTARHMSADVLIGVQGSRLVLVIGRAVPNDGTAEESIGTAPAVSFLEIAQQLEPEFGAGHLVLGHEVASLVDASKSAKAALAGFAVAKAWRNCPRPVHADDLLPERALAGDGLARATLITRIYKPLQAYSSELLTTLWCYLDNGRSLEATARELFVHPNTVRYRLKRVSEVIGWDATGAREALILQAALIVGSINEPEPSRRG; via the coding sequence GTGCCGAAGCAAGTCGAGAGGACCAAGGCCGAGACCCTTGCGTGGCTGCGCAAGATCTCGGGCGAGCTCGCCACGACCACGCTCAAGCGGCTCGAGGACACTCTCCCCTGGTACCGCGACATGCCGCCCGGCCGCCGCAGTGCGGTCGGGCTGGTCGCACAGGCCGGCATATCGTCGTTCATCTCATGGTTCGACGACCCCCGCTCGACCCCGTGGATCGCGGCCGACGTCTTCGGGGCGGCTCCTCGTGAGCTGCTCCGGAGCGTCAGCCTCCAGCAGACCCTCCAGCTCATCAAGATCACCGTCGAGGTGGTCGAGGAGCGGGTGAAGGTCGGCGGCGGGGAAGCGCTGCGGGAGGCCATCCTTCTCTATTCGCGCGAGATCGCCTTCGCGGCGGCGGACGTCTACGCCCGCGCCGCGGAGGCGCGGGGCTTGTGGGACGCGCGCCTGGAGGCGTTGGTCGTCGACAGCATCCTCACGGGTGAGTACGACGACGAGCTCCCGAGCCGGATCGCCGCCCTCGGCTGGCACGGCCACGGAGAGGTGAGCGTACTCGTCGGCACGGCCCCGCGGATCCTCGATGTCGACCAGTTGCGCCGCACCGCACGCCACATGTCCGCCGACGTGCTCATCGGCGTGCAGGGCAGCCGGCTGGTGCTGGTGATCGGCCGTGCCGTCCCCAACGACGGCACCGCGGAGGAGTCCATCGGGACGGCCCCCGCGGTCAGCTTCCTGGAGATCGCCCAGCAGCTGGAGCCGGAGTTCGGCGCCGGTCATCTCGTGCTCGGTCACGAGGTGGCGAGCCTTGTCGACGCCTCCAAGAGCGCGAAGGCCGCGCTGGCCGGTTTCGCCGTGGCGAAGGCGTGGCGCAACTGCCCACGCCCCGTGCACGCGGACGACCTCCTGCCCGAGCGCGCTCTCGCGGGCGACGGGCTCGCGCGCGCGACGCTGATCACCCGCATCTACAAGCCGCTGCAGGCGTACTCCAGCGAGCTGCTGACCACACTGTGGTGCTATCTCGACAACGGCCGCTCGTTGGAGGCCACGGCGCGCGAGCTGTTCGTGCACCCGAACACGGTGCGTTACCGCTTGAAGCGCGTCTCGGAGGTGATCGGCTGGGATGCGACCGGCGCCCGGGAGGCGTTGATCCTGCAGGCGGCTCTCATCGTGGGTTCGATCAACGAGCCGGAGCCCTCCCGGCGCGGCTAG
- a CDS encoding acyl carrier protein: MALSTEEVLAGLAELINDETGIATDTVELDKSFTDDLDIDSISMMTIVVNAEDKFDVKIPDEEVKNLKTVGDAVEFIVKAQDA; encoded by the coding sequence ATGGCATTGTCCACCGAAGAAGTTCTCGCCGGCCTGGCCGAGCTCATCAACGACGAGACCGGCATCGCGACCGACACGGTTGAGCTGGACAAGTCGTTCACCGACGACCTCGACATCGACTCCATCTCGATGATGACCATCGTGGTCAACGCCGAGGACAAGTTCGACGTCAAGATCCCCGACGAGGAGGTCAAGAACCTCAAGACGGTCGGCGACGCGGTCGAGTTCATCGTCAAGGCGCAGGACGCCTAG
- a CDS encoding DUF3145 domain-containing protein has protein sequence MSAHAARGVLYVHSSPGALCPHIEWAAGRALGRAVNFTWEAQPVLKGSQRTEFFWDGPRGTGARLASALRGWEHLRYEVTEDAGLGTDGGRWMHTPDLGIFFAQTDTAGNMVVPEERVRYAMEIAGSSALELHRELRLALGQAWDDELEPFRHAHDDTSVIWLHKVG, from the coding sequence ATGTCGGCTCACGCAGCTCGAGGAGTGCTTTACGTACACTCCTCTCCCGGCGCGCTCTGCCCCCACATCGAGTGGGCGGCGGGTCGCGCCCTCGGTCGTGCCGTCAACTTCACGTGGGAAGCGCAACCGGTGCTCAAGGGATCCCAGCGCACCGAGTTCTTCTGGGACGGCCCGCGAGGGACAGGCGCCCGCCTGGCGTCCGCGCTCCGCGGCTGGGAGCACCTCCGCTACGAGGTGACGGAGGACGCCGGCCTCGGAACCGACGGCGGCCGGTGGATGCACACCCCCGACCTCGGCATCTTCTTCGCCCAGACCGACACGGCGGGCAACATGGTCGTGCCGGAGGAGCGCGTACGGTACGCCATGGAGATCGCCGGCTCCAGCGCCCTCGAGCTTCACCGCGAGCTGCGCCTCGCACTCGGCCAGGCCTGGGACGATGAGCTGGAGCCCTTCCGGCACGCCCACGACGACACATCGGTGATCTGGCTGCACAAGGTCGGCTGA
- a CDS encoding beta-ketoacyl-[acyl-carrier-protein] synthase family protein encodes MTKKIVVTGVGASSPLGGTAPESWQALLAGESGARSLEHEWVEKYELPVTFAAEAKVRPDTVLERPVAKRLDPSSQLALVSAMEAWADAGSPEVVPERLGVDYATGIGGVWTLLDAWDTLRERGPRRVLPMTVPMLMPNAASAAISMHFEARAFARTVASACASSTESLVNAYEHLQAGLADIVIAGGSESAIHPITIASFSSMQALSRRNDSPATASRPYSVDRDGFVMGEGAGALVLETEEHALARGAKVYAEVVGGGVTADSYHITANDPEGRGASRAVRMALEQAGASPDEVTHINAHATSTPVGDPAEYVALREVFGDRVHGIPVSATKASTGHLLGGTGALEAVFTIFALRDRVAPPTINLTEQDPAIPLQVSGTPQPLGDGPQLGISNSFGFGGHNAVVAFRSV; translated from the coding sequence ATGACCAAGAAAATCGTCGTCACCGGCGTGGGTGCATCGTCGCCGCTCGGTGGCACCGCCCCGGAGAGCTGGCAGGCACTGCTCGCCGGCGAGTCCGGAGCCCGTTCCCTCGAGCACGAGTGGGTCGAGAAGTACGAACTGCCGGTCACCTTCGCCGCTGAGGCGAAGGTCCGCCCGGACACCGTGCTCGAGCGCCCCGTCGCCAAGCGCCTCGACCCGTCGAGCCAGCTCGCCCTCGTCTCCGCCATGGAGGCCTGGGCCGACGCAGGCTCCCCCGAGGTCGTGCCGGAGCGCCTGGGCGTCGACTATGCGACCGGCATCGGTGGCGTGTGGACCCTGCTCGACGCCTGGGACACCCTGCGCGAGCGCGGACCCCGTCGCGTCCTCCCGATGACGGTGCCGATGCTGATGCCCAACGCCGCATCGGCCGCCATCTCCATGCACTTCGAGGCCCGTGCGTTCGCACGCACTGTCGCCTCCGCCTGCGCGTCGAGCACCGAGTCGCTCGTCAACGCCTATGAGCACCTGCAGGCCGGCCTCGCCGACATCGTCATCGCTGGCGGGAGCGAATCGGCGATCCACCCGATCACCATCGCTTCCTTCTCGTCGATGCAGGCCCTCTCGCGCCGCAACGACTCCCCCGCGACCGCCTCGCGCCCCTACAGCGTCGACCGCGACGGCTTCGTCATGGGCGAGGGGGCCGGCGCGCTCGTCCTGGAGACCGAGGAGCACGCGCTCGCCCGCGGCGCGAAGGTCTACGCCGAGGTCGTGGGCGGCGGCGTGACCGCCGACTCGTACCACATCACGGCCAACGACCCCGAGGGTCGCGGCGCCAGCCGGGCGGTGCGGATGGCACTGGAGCAGGCCGGCGCGTCGCCGGACGAGGTCACGCACATCAACGCGCACGCCACCAGCACGCCCGTGGGCGACCCGGCGGAGTACGTCGCGCTGCGCGAGGTCTTCGGCGACCGCGTCCACGGCATCCCCGTGTCGGCGACGAAGGCGTCCACCGGCCACCTCCTCGGCGGGACCGGAGCGCTGGAGGCCGTGTTCACGATCTTCGCGCTCCGCGATCGCGTCGCCCCGCCGACGATCAACCTGACCGAGCAGGACCCGGCGATCCCGCTGCAGGTCTCCGGTACCCCGCAGCCTCTCGGCGACGGACCGCAGCTCGGCATCAGCAACTCCTTCGGGTTCGGCGGCCACAACGCGGTCGTCGCGTTCCGCTCCGTCTGA
- a CDS encoding ACP S-malonyltransferase yields the protein MIVIVCPGQGSQTPGFLDPWLTETSFRDQLTGISDAVGIDLVAHGTVSDADTIRDTAVAQPLIVSAGLLTLSALFADGRRDRIGGIAGHSVGELTAAAGAGVLSETDAVAFVRERGAAMARAAAETPTGMSAVIGADEAELLAQLDALGLSPANYNGGGQIVVAGALDALAALGENPPARARVIPLQVAGAFHTRYMAPAVPVLSTFAETLTTQDPTLPLWTNKDGSRVTDGAAFLRLLVGQVSSPVRWDLTMQSFQEAGVTGIIELAPAGALVGLAKRGLKGVPSVAIKTPEDLPAAFDLIDQAA from the coding sequence GTGATTGTGATCGTGTGCCCGGGCCAAGGTTCCCAGACCCCCGGCTTCCTCGACCCCTGGCTGACCGAGACGTCGTTCCGCGACCAGCTCACCGGCATCTCCGACGCGGTCGGCATCGACCTCGTCGCGCACGGCACGGTCAGCGACGCGGACACCATCCGCGACACGGCGGTGGCGCAGCCGCTGATCGTGTCCGCGGGGCTGCTGACGCTGTCGGCGCTCTTCGCGGACGGCCGCCGGGACAGGATCGGCGGCATCGCCGGCCACTCGGTCGGCGAGCTCACCGCGGCCGCCGGCGCGGGCGTGCTGAGCGAGACGGACGCCGTCGCCTTCGTGCGCGAGCGCGGCGCCGCCATGGCCCGCGCCGCCGCGGAGACGCCGACCGGCATGAGCGCCGTGATCGGCGCCGACGAGGCCGAGCTGCTCGCTCAGCTGGACGCGCTCGGTCTCTCCCCCGCCAACTACAACGGCGGCGGTCAGATCGTGGTGGCCGGAGCACTCGACGCCCTCGCGGCCCTGGGCGAGAACCCGCCGGCCCGCGCCCGCGTCATCCCGCTGCAGGTCGCCGGCGCGTTCCACACACGGTACATGGCGCCCGCCGTCCCGGTGCTGTCGACCTTCGCGGAGACGCTCACCACGCAGGACCCGACCCTGCCGCTCTGGACGAACAAGGACGGATCGCGCGTCACCGATGGCGCCGCGTTCCTGCGCCTCCTCGTCGGCCAGGTCTCGTCGCCCGTGCGCTGGGACCTCACCATGCAGTCGTTCCAGGAGGCCGGAGTCACCGGCATCATCGAGTTGGCCCCGGCCGGCGCGCTCGTCGGCCTCGCCAAGCGCGGGCTCAAGGGCGTCCCGAGCGTCGCCATCAAGACGCCGGAGGACCTGCCCGCCGCGTTCGACCTCATCGACCAGGCCGCCTAG